The following coding sequences lie in one Arabidopsis thaliana chromosome 3, partial sequence genomic window:
- a CDS encoding Pectin lyase-like superfamily protein, whose amino-acid sequence MTFMLQPLKFQGSCKSTPVFVQMLGKLVAPSKGNWKGDKDQWILFTDIEGLVIEGDGEINGQGSSWWEHKGSRPTALKFRSCNNLRLSGLTHLDSPMAHIHISECNYVTISSLRINAPESSPNTDGIDVGASSNVVIQDCIIATGDDCIAINSGTSNIHISGIDCGPGHGISIGSLGKDGETATVENVCVQNCNFRGTMNGARIKTWQGGSGYARMITFNGITLDNVENPIIIDQFYNGGDSDNAKDRKSSAVEVSKVVFSNFIGTSKSEYGVDFRCSERVPCTEIFLRDMKIETASSGSGQVAQGQCLNVRGASTIAVPGLECLELSTDMFSSAQLLEQTCMSAQSVQPRTTTQPMQDPIWVFQSRGKQLRVYNIAILVSFISLVTYILAR is encoded by the exons ATGACATTTATGTTACAGCCCCTGAAGTTTCAAGGGTCTTGCAAATCCACCCCTGTTTTTGTTCAG ATGTTAGGCAAGCTGGTTGCACCGAGTAAAGGAAATTGGAAAGGGgacaaagatcaatggatTCTTTTTACAGACATTGAAGGACTTGTGATTGAAGGTGACGGTGAAATTAACGGCCAGGGTTCGAGCTGGTGGGAACACAAAGGCTCTAGACCTACC GCATTGAAGTTCAGGAGCTGCAACAACCTTAGATTGAGTGGGTTAACGCATTTAGATAGTCCAATGGCTCACATTCACATAAGCGAGTGCAACTATGTGACCATCTCAAGCCTACGAATAAATGCACCTGAATCAAGTCCTAACACCGATGGAATCGACGTAGGGGCTTCATCCAACGTTGTCATCCAGGATTGCATCATCGCAACCG GTGATGATTGCATTGCGATTAATTCGGGGACGTCTAACATCCACATTTCCGGTATAGATTGCGGACCAGGCCATGGGATAAG CATAGGAAGCTTGGGAAAAGATGGAGAGACAGCTACAGTGGAGAATGTATGTGTCCAAAACTGTAACTTTAGAGGAACTATGAATGGAGCTCGGATCAAAACTTGGCAG gGCGGATCGGGTTACGCGAGAATGATTACTTTCAATGGAATTACTCTAGACAATGTTGAAAATCCAATCATAATCGATCAGTTCTATAACGGTGGCGATTCCGATAATGCCAAAGATCGTAAG TCGTCGGCAGTGGAAGTGAGCAAAGTGGTGTTTAGTAATTTCATTGGGACGTCAAAGTCAGAGTACGGTGTTGACTTCCGATGCAGCGAGAGAGTTCCATGCACAGAGATTTTCTTGAGAGACATGAAAATAGAAACGGCATCATCAGGATCAGGACAAGTCGCACAAGGACAGTGTTTAAACGTGAGAGGTGCGTCTACAATTGCTGTACCAGGTCTAGAATGTTTAGAACTTTCCACAGATATGTTTTCATCGGCGCAATTGCTGGAACAAACTTGCATGTCGGCACAATCAGTGCAACcaagaacaacaacacaacCGATGCAAGATCCAATATGGGTTTTTCAAAGCAGAGGGAAACAACTTAGAGTTTACAATATTGCCATATTAGTTTCATTTATCTCTTTGGTTACATATATTTTAGCTAGATAG